In one Nicotiana tomentosiformis chromosome 6, ASM39032v3, whole genome shotgun sequence genomic region, the following are encoded:
- the LOC104111620 gene encoding uncharacterized protein, whose product MEGNFAVKKLRKLPHVFNNVLELPFRSDADVTVEETEGFFRFVAEIDLEGAGRGDSSRGNEDCREKGQWRWLLASTMPGLATAAFVDGALVVTVPKGGREAAEFDDGGRGVWGGGGRLVLVQ is encoded by the exons ATGGAAGGTAATTTCGCCGTGAAGAAACTGCGGAAGCTTCCTCACGTATTTAACAACGTATTGGAATTGCCGTTCCGTTCTGACGCGGATGTGACGGTGGAAGAGACTGAAGGATTCTTCCGTTTCGTGGCGGAAATCGACTTGGAAGGAGCTGGCCGTGGAGATTCATCCCGGGGTAACGAAGATTGTCGTGAGAAAGGGCAATGGAGATG GTTGCTCGCTTCAACAATGCCGGGGCTGGCCACGGCGGCGTTTGTGGACGGAGCGCTTGTTGTGACGGTGCCAAAGGGCGGCCGTGAAGCTGCAGAGTTTGATGATGGAGGAAGGGGTGTTTGGGGAGGCGGTGGCCGCCTTGTTCTTGTACAATAG
- the LOC104111621 gene encoding uncharacterized protein isoform X3 yields MSGKKEAGEINTLVASNGSTSRISETGLRLYPVSINDSGEGLPYAPVDWPIAGDKWCWKAGKRVSVSGYIKDRYLYLPKRLRALKEGKGYTFRSRPSIEQYLRSEFPNVDINGFFASFSWMIPAKESASSKDMKQKLTSSGTKMEPSPSDSPLGIITCKAGNRICSSLTAENPLPETMICDVCCTEPGFCRDCCCILCCKTISSDYNGYSYIRCEATVVDGYICGHIAHVDCALRAYMAGTVGGSIGLDAEYFCRYCDSRTDLVSHALKLLNICASVASSADIEKILNVGICILRGSQKKSAKQLLRRIESIMAKLMDGACVEDVFKKESSVDSTGIEQICTSVQCI; encoded by the exons ATGTCAGGCAAGAAGGAGGCTGGGGAGATCAACACACTTGTTGCAAGTAATGGAAGTACATCTAGGATCAGTGAAACTGGACTTCGTCTTTATCCAGTCTCCATCAACGACTCAGGCGAAGGTTTACCATATGCTCCTGTAGATTGGCCGATTGCTGGTGATAAGTGGTGCTGGAAGGCAGGGAAAAGAGTTTCAGTTTCAGGCTACATTAAGGATAGATATCTGTATCTTCCAAAGCGTCTTCGGGCTCTCAAAGAAGGAAAGGGATATACTTTTCGAAGTAGGCCTTCGATTGAACAATATCTCCGATCTGAGTTTCCTAATGTAGATATCAATGGATTCTTTGCCTCGTTCAGTTGGATGATTCCCGCAAAGGAGTCAGCAAGCTCAAAAG ATATGAAACAGAAGCTTACGTCTTCAGGGACAAAAATGGAGCCTTCACCGTCTGATTCTCCTTTAGGAATCATTACTTGTAAGGCTGGTAACAGAATCTGTAGCAGTTTAACAGCAGAAAATCCTTTACCGGAGACGATGATTTGTGATGTCTGTTGCACTGAGCCTGGTTTTTGCCGAGACTGTTGCTGTATCCTTTGTTGTAAAACTATCAGTTCGGATTATAATGGGTACAGTTACATTCGATGTGAAGCAACAGTAGTTGATGGCTACATTTGCGGACACATTGCCCATGTTGACTGTGCTCTACGAGCTTACATGGCTGGGACAGTCGGAGGAAGCATCGGTTTGGATGCAGAGTATTTCTGTCGATATTGTGATTCAAGGACGGATTTGGTTTCACATGCTTTGAAGCTTTTAAACATCTGCGCATCTGTTGCTTCTTCTGCTGACATTGAGAAGATTTTGAATGTTGGCATTTGTATTTTGCGTGGCTCACAAAAAAAGAGTGCAAAACAGTTGTTGCGTCGTATTGAATCAATCATGGCAAAG CTTATGGATGGGGCCTGCGTTGAAGATGTATTTAAAAAGGAAAGCTCTGTGGATAGCACTG GGATTGAACAAATATGTACATCTGTGCAGTGTATATAA
- the LOC104111621 gene encoding uncharacterized protein isoform X2, with protein sequence MSGKKEAGEINTLVASNGSTSRISETGLRLYPVSINDSGEGLPYAPVDWPIAGDKWCWKAGKRVSVSGYIKDRYLYLPKRLRALKEGKGYTFRSRPSIEQYLRSEFPNVDINGFFASFSWMIPAKESASSKGTKMEPSPSDSPLGIITCKAGNRICSSLTAENPLPETMICDVCCTEPGFCRDCCCILCCKTISSDYNGYSYIRCEATVVDGYICGHIAHVDCALRAYMAGTVGGSIGLDAEYFCRYCDSRTDLVSHALKLLNICASVASSADIEKILNVGICILRGSQKKSAKQLLRRIESIMAKLMDGACVEDVFKKESSVDSTVYISLSYISASHCSQVPKKFVATKAQYEQKMISLDCCTRK encoded by the exons ATGTCAGGCAAGAAGGAGGCTGGGGAGATCAACACACTTGTTGCAAGTAATGGAAGTACATCTAGGATCAGTGAAACTGGACTTCGTCTTTATCCAGTCTCCATCAACGACTCAGGCGAAGGTTTACCATATGCTCCTGTAGATTGGCCGATTGCTGGTGATAAGTGGTGCTGGAAGGCAGGGAAAAGAGTTTCAGTTTCAGGCTACATTAAGGATAGATATCTGTATCTTCCAAAGCGTCTTCGGGCTCTCAAAGAAGGAAAGGGATATACTTTTCGAAGTAGGCCTTCGATTGAACAATATCTCCGATCTGAGTTTCCTAATGTAGATATCAATGGATTCTTTGCCTCGTTCAGTTGGATGATTCCCGCAAAGGAGTCAGCAAGCTCAAAAG GGACAAAAATGGAGCCTTCACCGTCTGATTCTCCTTTAGGAATCATTACTTGTAAGGCTGGTAACAGAATCTGTAGCAGTTTAACAGCAGAAAATCCTTTACCGGAGACGATGATTTGTGATGTCTGTTGCACTGAGCCTGGTTTTTGCCGAGACTGTTGCTGTATCCTTTGTTGTAAAACTATCAGTTCGGATTATAATGGGTACAGTTACATTCGATGTGAAGCAACAGTAGTTGATGGCTACATTTGCGGACACATTGCCCATGTTGACTGTGCTCTACGAGCTTACATGGCTGGGACAGTCGGAGGAAGCATCGGTTTGGATGCAGAGTATTTCTGTCGATATTGTGATTCAAGGACGGATTTGGTTTCACATGCTTTGAAGCTTTTAAACATCTGCGCATCTGTTGCTTCTTCTGCTGACATTGAGAAGATTTTGAATGTTGGCATTTGTATTTTGCGTGGCTCACAAAAAAAGAGTGCAAAACAGTTGTTGCGTCGTATTGAATCAATCATGGCAAAG CTTATGGATGGGGCCTGCGTTGAAGATGTATTTAAAAAGGAAAGCTCTGTGGATAGCACTG TGTATATAAGTTTGTCTTATATCAGTGCTTCCCATTGTTCTCAAGTACCAAAGAAATTTGTTGCAACTAAAGCACAATATGAACAGAAAATGATCAGCTTGGACTGTTGTACAAGAAAATAA
- the LOC138894508 gene encoding uncharacterized protein, with amino-acid sequence MIFGGNKINGVTFSAANKMKVSVTYIKRLWEVIEDNITFTEEDADGLLLLHNYALVISLNVLDFKIKRVPVDPGSSANIIKWRVLEQAKLTRNIIPATKLLAKFNLASVTTRREILLPTNAEGVMKTTLFKVVDGDIGYIIILGRPWLHEMKVVPSTYHQLLKFPNPEGIKQIKGDQPEAREMNAILVYSIKGKEHAS; translated from the coding sequence atgatttttggggGAAACAAGATTAACGGGGTTACCTTCTCGGCAGCAAACAAGATGAAGGTATCAGTAACCTACATCAAAAGACTCTGGGAAGTCATTGAAGACaacatcactttcacggaggaggacgcagacggACTGTTGCTACTGCACAACTATGCATTGGTAATTTCTctaaatgtattagattttaaaatcaaacgtgttcctgtggatccaggaagttcggcaaATATCATAAAATGGAGGGTATTGGAACAAGCCAAACTTACCAGAAacatcattccggccacaaaactcctcgctaaattcaacctcgcaagcgtgacaacccgaaGAGAAATCCTGCTGCCCACAAATGCCGAAGGGGTGATGAAGACGACTCTTTTCAAGGTTGTGGATGGTGATATAGGTTATATAATTATTCTAGGAAGAccgtggttgcacgagatgaaagtcgTGCCTTCAACGTATCATcagttgctgaaattcccaaATCCCGAGGGGATTAAGCAGATTAAGGGTGATCAACCAgaggcaagggagatgaatgcgattTTGGTCTACAGTatcaaagggaaggagcatgcatcatag
- the LOC104111621 gene encoding uncharacterized protein isoform X1 yields the protein MSGKKEAGEINTLVASNGSTSRISETGLRLYPVSINDSGEGLPYAPVDWPIAGDKWCWKAGKRVSVSGYIKDRYLYLPKRLRALKEGKGYTFRSRPSIEQYLRSEFPNVDINGFFASFSWMIPAKESASSKDMKQKLTSSGTKMEPSPSDSPLGIITCKAGNRICSSLTAENPLPETMICDVCCTEPGFCRDCCCILCCKTISSDYNGYSYIRCEATVVDGYICGHIAHVDCALRAYMAGTVGGSIGLDAEYFCRYCDSRTDLVSHALKLLNICASVASSADIEKILNVGICILRGSQKKSAKQLLRRIESIMAKLMDGACVEDVFKKESSVDSTVYISLSYISASHCSQVPKKFVATKAQYEQKMISLDCCTRK from the exons ATGTCAGGCAAGAAGGAGGCTGGGGAGATCAACACACTTGTTGCAAGTAATGGAAGTACATCTAGGATCAGTGAAACTGGACTTCGTCTTTATCCAGTCTCCATCAACGACTCAGGCGAAGGTTTACCATATGCTCCTGTAGATTGGCCGATTGCTGGTGATAAGTGGTGCTGGAAGGCAGGGAAAAGAGTTTCAGTTTCAGGCTACATTAAGGATAGATATCTGTATCTTCCAAAGCGTCTTCGGGCTCTCAAAGAAGGAAAGGGATATACTTTTCGAAGTAGGCCTTCGATTGAACAATATCTCCGATCTGAGTTTCCTAATGTAGATATCAATGGATTCTTTGCCTCGTTCAGTTGGATGATTCCCGCAAAGGAGTCAGCAAGCTCAAAAG ATATGAAACAGAAGCTTACGTCTTCAGGGACAAAAATGGAGCCTTCACCGTCTGATTCTCCTTTAGGAATCATTACTTGTAAGGCTGGTAACAGAATCTGTAGCAGTTTAACAGCAGAAAATCCTTTACCGGAGACGATGATTTGTGATGTCTGTTGCACTGAGCCTGGTTTTTGCCGAGACTGTTGCTGTATCCTTTGTTGTAAAACTATCAGTTCGGATTATAATGGGTACAGTTACATTCGATGTGAAGCAACAGTAGTTGATGGCTACATTTGCGGACACATTGCCCATGTTGACTGTGCTCTACGAGCTTACATGGCTGGGACAGTCGGAGGAAGCATCGGTTTGGATGCAGAGTATTTCTGTCGATATTGTGATTCAAGGACGGATTTGGTTTCACATGCTTTGAAGCTTTTAAACATCTGCGCATCTGTTGCTTCTTCTGCTGACATTGAGAAGATTTTGAATGTTGGCATTTGTATTTTGCGTGGCTCACAAAAAAAGAGTGCAAAACAGTTGTTGCGTCGTATTGAATCAATCATGGCAAAG CTTATGGATGGGGCCTGCGTTGAAGATGTATTTAAAAAGGAAAGCTCTGTGGATAGCACTG TGTATATAAGTTTGTCTTATATCAGTGCTTCCCATTGTTCTCAAGTACCAAAGAAATTTGTTGCAACTAAAGCACAATATGAACAGAAAATGATCAGCTTGGACTGTTGTACAAGAAAATAA